The following coding sequences lie in one Babylonia areolata isolate BAREFJ2019XMU chromosome 7, ASM4173473v1, whole genome shotgun sequence genomic window:
- the LOC143283949 gene encoding uncharacterized protein LOC143283949: MPKAASVDTASGEALDGNTLKKLKQHNKMVKQQREQDAIALRQKLEQWKEEKKKKTEEQKKSVKPFVTTVLKPVPPKPVNAPQNKPPAPHKPVSVPGKVVSRTTTKEPAKRPSKPVVTRVKPLSRPQQAGRGQKENCQPVGSVRGQPAMVSKPSQCPTGDRGANTKPPAHGNKRPNQGSKPPTQGSKPPTQGTKPPTQGSKPPTQGTKPPTQGSKPPTQGSKPPTQGSKPPTQGSKPPTQGTKRPTQGTKRPASEMLTPLSGHGPRFGKRHAIARFAEGMEEGQEVARPTSLAEELESAACSGEAVSEALLSSTVSQASSDALPADEKLADFDDGFQLPENENAQGNTFVYQSSTKRASRDSLTSRFRKSKHQSHPVRKSLAPVAPKTSKPMPRPPDVKKASCKSVHTGKQSMSRSGKGILKRSRGFTAGSRLGASPVLKGAASSSHVLFAQDTEKGEGAHYRKTPGKTRTEELMRWKLNQWLEAKGRTPLSLRHASCFHGDGEGEGQPRSQIKASMSVEQLSRQEKTLAKEDLQSIRKRLEWTGRKRVPASLRSSISLPKDTAGNSSSSSDDHCSTQTTVKGQQAEWRVRAGGSTTHGVDVADSRPAEGTVDRSGGRSSRKRASLGGDSEDGRRPAGTEQLDTECRKCLSALQSGALGAEDALQWLDSVREACPEVVRHAPWYRCQVAALKMLGDSDSLLGAFEQAIVHRAQPAEEMAQLLTATMKELLSEQTRSATRSDARSSRRPRSCGQVVIRESEVQEENMFQSTFVKFSVTEVTPFKKRRRATDVENRLVSVVTPVRRSARLSLATTAPSSVSKGRLPPSTPHVTEYNALEEVPSAEKEMMLFMPNFALASMLEEVSPQEVGGNRDSPGSSGLEGSAVEVAE; this comes from the exons ATGCCAAAAGCAGCATCAGTAGACACAGCCAGTGGTGAGGCTCTTGATGGAAACACTCTCAA GAAGCTGAAGCAGCACAACAAAATGGTGAAGCAGCAGAGAGAGCAAGACGCCATTGCTCTGCG ACAAAAACTTGAGCaatggaaggaagagaaaaagaagaagacagaggagcagAAAAA AAGTGTCAAGCCTTTTGTGACAACGGTATTGAAACCAGTACCACCAAAGCCCGTGAATGCGCCCCAGAACAAGCCTCCAGCCCCTCACAAACCTGTGAGTGTCCCTGGGAAAGTTGTGTCCAGAACCACCACGAAAGAGCCTGCCAAGAGACCCAGCAAACCAG TGGTCACCAGGGTGAAGCCTTTGTCCCGGCcacagcaggcaggcagagggCAGAAAGAGAACTGTCAACCTGTGGGGTCGGTCAGAGGCCAGCCTGCCATGGTCAGCAAACCCTCCCAATGCCCCACAGGTGATCGTGGGGCCAACACCAAGCCCCCAGCCCATGGAAACAAGCGACCAAACCAAGGCAGCAAGCCTCCGACCCAAGGCAGCAAGCCTCCGACCCAAGGCACCAAGCCTCCGACCCAAGGCAGCAAGCCTCCGACCCAAGGCACCAAGCCTCCAACCCAAGGCAGCAAGCCTCCGACCCAAGGCAGCAAGCCTCCAACCCAAGGCAGCAAGCCTCCGACCCAAGGCAGCAAGCCTCCGACCCAAGGCACCAAGCGACCAACCCAAGGCACCAAGCGACCGGCCTCTGAAATGTTGACCCCGCTGTCTGGACACGGCCCAAGGTTTGGCAAGCGCCATGCCATTGCTCGTTTTGCTGAGGGCATGGAGGAAGGGCAGGAGGTGGCACGGCCCACCAGTCTGGCAGAGGAGCTGGAATCTGCAGCTTGTTCTGGGGAGGCTGTCTCTGAAGCCCTCCTGTCTTCAACTGTGTCCCAGGCCTCAAGTGATGCCTTGCCTGCTGATGAGAAGCTTGCTGACTTTGATGACGGTTTTCAGTTACCAGAAAATGAAAACGCCCAAGGTAACACCTTTGTTTATCAGAGCAGCACTAAAAGAGCCTCGCGTGACAGCCTGACGTCTCGTTTCCGGAAGTCCAAACACCAGTCCCACCCAGTGAGGAAGAGTTTGGCACCCGTCGCTCCTAAAACCAGCAAGCCCATGCCCCGTCCTCCAGATGTCAAGAAAGCCTCGTGCAAGTCCGTGCACACAGGGAAACAGTCCATGTCCAGGTCTGGCAAGGGAATCCTGAAGAGATCCCGTGGGTTCACCGCTGGCTCCAGGTTGGGAGCATCCCCTGTGTTGAAAGGGGCTGCCTCCTCTAGCCATGTACTGTTTGCTCAAGACacggagaaaggggagggggcacACTACCGCAAGACTCCAGGCAAGACCAGGACAGAGGAGTTGATGAG GTGGAAGCTGAATCAGTGGCTGGAAGCCAAGGGAAGGACGCCTCTCAGCTTGCGACATGCGAGCTGTTTCCACGGGGACGGGGAGGGCGAGGGTCAGCCTAGGTCTCAGATAAAGGCCAGCATGTCTGTGGAACAGCTGTCCAGGCAG GAGAAGACGCTGGCCAAAGAGGACCTGCAGAGCATACGCAAACGTCTGGAGTGGACGGGCAGAAAGAGAGTACCCGCCTCACTCCGCTCCTCTATCTCTTTGCCGAAGGACACCgctggcaacagcagcagcagctctgaCGACCACTGCAGCACTCAGACCACCGTGAAGGGACAGCAGGCAGAGTGGAGGGTGAGAGCAGGTGGCAGCACCACCCATGGCGTGGACGTGGCAGACAGTCGGCCAGCAGAGGGCACTGTGGACCGGTCAGGAGGCCGGTCATCCAGGAAGAGGGCGTCGTTAGGGGGGGACAGCGAGGATGGGCGGCGCCCAGCTGGCACAGAGCAGCTGGACACAGAGTGCCGCAAGTGTCTGAGCGCCCTGCAGTCG ggtgCACTGGGAGCGGAGGATGCCCTCCAGTGGCTGGACAGTGTGCGTGAGGCCTGCCCGGAAGTGGTGCGCCACGCCCCCTGGTACAGGTGTCAGGTGGCGGCCCTCAAAATGCTGGGCGATTCCGACAGCTTGCTGGGGGCCTTTGAACAGGCCATTGTTCACAGGGCACAG CCAGCGGAAGAGATGGCCCAGCTGTTGACAGCCACCATGAAAGAACTGCTGTCTGAACAGACCAGGAGTGCCACCAGGTCTGATGCTCGATCCAGCAGAAGGCCACGCTCTTGTGGCCAGGTGGTGATTCGTGAGTCAGAGGTACAGGAGGAGAATATGTTCCAGTCCACTTTCGTGAAGTTTTCTGTGACAGAAGTGACGCCCTTCAAGAAGAG GAGGAGGGCCACAGACGTGGAAAACAGACTGGTGTCGGTGGTCACGCCCGTGCGACGCTCGGCGCGTCTCTCCCTCGCCACCACTGCACCCAGTTCGGTCAGCAAGGGGCGGCTACCCCCCAGCACTCCCCACGTGACGGAGTACAACGCCCTGGAGGAGGTGCCCAGTGCGGAGAAAGAGATGATGTTGTTTATGCCAAACTTTGCATTGGCCTCCATGCTGGAGGAGGTGTCCCcacaggaggtgggggggaacagGGACTCTCCTGGGTCCTCAGGCCTGGAGGGGTCAGCAGTGGAAGTGGCTGAGTGA
- the LOC143283821 gene encoding uncharacterized protein LOC143283821 has product MKEPCESLLYLLPKIHKVNNPGRPIVSACACPTSLISAFLDSVFQPLVAALPTYVKDTSHALNLLNDFSFPADCTERHVFTMDIVSLYTNIPHQEGMLAVQHFLPKSSLRLHFPTILGLTELVLTINSFSFDQDHFQQQSGVAMGTKMGPSFACLFVGFIEEQAFSQYTGVRPALYKSFIDDCLGIATGPVDSLQAFIDFMSSFHPALKFTHTISNSSVPFLDILVTIQPTCNFLTTSVFYKETDSHSYLLYSSSQPQACKNSIPFSQFLRIRRICSDELDFERQAERMVGFFPARQYPEALIQRGFDKARAIPRSQALMPREHTEKDERIAAVLIFHPHNLPVRSILINNFHLLKSDTRLSEIFTRPPLIAFKRDTNLRDHLVRAAVRRSGPPLPPGTSPCDRKGCKTCPFMDTSTTLTGRTGKFIYTGETYRSLYERFTEHLRSMRLGYSDPVGTHFNSPLHSFAHARIAAVWQNQSTGLYRHFMESTVIARLGTLAPAGLNTKE; this is encoded by the exons aTGAAGGAACCTTGTGAGTCCCTCCTATACCTCCTCCCCAAAATACACAAGGTCAACAATCCTGGACGACCTATCGTTTCGGCCTGTGCTTGCCCCACTTCCCTTATTTCCGCTTTCCTCGACTCCGTGTTCCAGCCATTGGTGGCTGCCTTACCCACCTACGTGAAGGACACCAGTCACGCACTGAACCTCTTGAACGACTTCTCCTTCCCTGCTGACTGCACTGAGAGGCACGTGTTTACCATGGACATTGTTTCTCTTTACACCAACATCCCCCATCAGGAAGGCATGCTGGCTGTTCAACACTTCCTACCCAAGAGCTCTCTCCGCCTCCATTTTCCTACCATCCTGGGCTTGACTGAACTTGTCCTGACCATCAACTCCTTCTCTTTCGACCAGGACCACTTCCAGCAGCAGAGCGGCGTTGCCATGGGCACAAAAATGGGCCCCagctttgcctgtttgtttgtgggtttcaTTGAGGAGCAGGCCTTCAGTCAGTACACAGGTGTCAGACCAGCCCTCTACAAGAGCTTCATCGATGACTGCCTTGGCATAGCCACCGGCCCCGTAGATTCCCTTCAGGCCTTCATCGACTTCATGTCAAGCTTCCACCCTGCCTTAAAATTTACCCACACCATCTCCAACTCCTCCGTCCCGTTCTTGGACATCCTTGTCACCATCCAACCCACCTGCAATTTTCTGACCACAAGTGTCTTCTATAAGGAGACTGACTCACATTCGTACCTCTTGTACTCCTCCAGTCAGCCCCAGGCCTGCAAAAACAGCATTCCCTTCTCCCAGTTCCTTCGGATCAGACGCATCTGTAGTGATGAGCTGGATTTTGAACGTCAGGCTGAGAGGATGGTCGGCTTTTTTCCAGCCAGACAGTACCCTGAGGCCTTGATCCAGAGAGGCTTTGATAAGGCCCGTGCCATCCCCCGCTCCCAGGCACTGATGCCCCgagaacacacagaaaaggatGAGCGTATTGCAGCTGTCCTGATCTttcacccccacaacctccctgtACGCAGCATCCTTATCAACAATTTCCACCTTCTTAAGTCTGACACACGCTTGAGTGAGATATTTACCCGCCCACCCCTCATTGCCTTCAAGAGAGACACTAACCTAAGGGACCACTTGGTGCGAGCTGCTGTTCGTAGATctgggccccctctccctcctggtaCCAGTCCTTGTGACCGGAAGGGTTGCAAAACCTGCCCCTTCATGGATACTTCCACCACCCTCACGGGTCGCACTGGGAAATTTATA TACACTGGTGAAACCTACCGCAGCCTGTACGAGCGCTTCACTGAACACCTGCGCTCCATGCGCCTTGGCTACAGTGACCCAGTGGGCACCCATTTCAACAGCCCCCTTCACAGTTTCGCCCATGCGAGGATCGCTGCTGTCTGGCAGAACCAGTCCACTGGCCTGTACCGGCATTTCATGGAGTCCACCGTGATTGCCCGCCTTGGTACCCTCGCCCCAGCTGGACTCAACACCAAAGAGTGA